A window of the Halopseudomonas phragmitis genome harbors these coding sequences:
- the murA gene encoding UDP-N-acetylglucosamine 1-carboxyvinyltransferase, giving the protein MDKLIITGGNRLDGEIRISGAKNSALPILAATLLADGPVTICNLPHLHDITTMIELFGRMGVQPVVDERLNVEVDPRSISSLVAPYELVKTMRASILVLGPMVAHFGYAEVALPGGCAIGTRPVDLHIRGLEAMGAQIEVDGGYIKARAPEGGLRGGHIFFDTVTVTGTENILMAATLAKGRTVIENAAREPEVVDLAHCLIAMGANIKGHGTDTIVVEGVERLGAARHSVMPDRIETGTYLVAAAATRGRVKLKDTDESILEAVLLKLEEAGAQIDTGKNWISLDMKGNRPKAINLRTAPYPAFPTDMQAQFVAMNAVAEGTGTVIETVFENRFMHCQEMNRMGAHILVEGNTSIITGVERLKGAPVMATDLRASASLVIAGLVAEGDTLVDRIYHIDRGYECIEEKLQSLGAIIRRVPA; this is encoded by the coding sequence ATGGACAAACTGATCATCACCGGCGGCAACCGACTGGACGGTGAAATTCGCATTTCCGGAGCCAAGAACTCGGCCCTGCCGATCCTGGCCGCAACCCTGTTGGCTGACGGCCCGGTAACCATCTGCAATCTGCCGCATCTGCACGATATCACCACCATGATCGAGCTGTTCGGGCGCATGGGTGTGCAGCCGGTGGTCGATGAACGGTTGAATGTCGAGGTAGACCCACGCAGCATCAGCAGCCTGGTAGCGCCCTATGAACTGGTCAAGACCATGCGCGCCTCGATTCTGGTACTGGGCCCGATGGTTGCCCATTTCGGCTATGCCGAAGTTGCGCTGCCTGGTGGCTGTGCCATCGGGACCCGGCCGGTAGACCTGCACATTCGCGGGCTCGAAGCCATGGGCGCGCAGATCGAGGTTGACGGTGGCTATATCAAGGCTCGAGCACCGGAAGGCGGGCTGCGCGGCGGGCATATCTTCTTCGACACCGTGACCGTGACCGGTACTGAGAACATTCTCATGGCCGCGACCCTGGCCAAGGGCCGTACCGTGATCGAAAACGCCGCGCGCGAGCCGGAAGTGGTCGATCTGGCCCACTGCCTGATCGCCATGGGCGCCAACATCAAGGGCCATGGCACCGACACCATTGTGGTGGAAGGGGTTGAGCGTCTGGGTGCTGCCCGTCACAGCGTGATGCCTGACCGGATCGAGACCGGCACTTATCTGGTGGCTGCGGCTGCGACCCGGGGCCGGGTCAAGCTCAAGGATACCGACGAGTCGATTCTTGAAGCGGTACTGCTCAAGCTGGAAGAAGCCGGTGCCCAGATCGATACCGGCAAAAACTGGATCAGCCTGGACATGAAGGGTAACCGGCCCAAGGCGATCAACCTGCGCACCGCACCCTATCCGGCCTTTCCGACCGACATGCAGGCCCAGTTCGTGGCCATGAATGCAGTGGCCGAGGGGACCGGTACGGTGATCGAAACCGTGTTCGAGAACCGCTTCATGCACTGCCAGGAAATGAACCGCATGGGCGCCCATATTCTGGTCGAGGGCAACACCTCGATCATTACCGGGGTCGAGCGGCTCAAGGGCGCACCGGTCATGGCTACCGACCTGCGCGCCTCGGCCAGTCTGGTCATTGCCGGTCTGGTCGCCGAAGGTGACACCCTGGTCGACCGCATTTACCACATCGACCGTGGTTACGAGTGCATCGAAGAGAAATTGCAGTCACTGGGCGCGATCATCCGCCGGGTGCCGGCCTGA
- a CDS encoding BolA family protein has translation MQASEVKQLIESSLADAQVEVEGEGCNFQLNVISDSLAALSPVKRQQQIYALLNDQIQSGAIHAVTMKFFTRQAWASRA, from the coding sequence ATGCAGGCCAGTGAAGTCAAGCAGCTTATCGAGTCCAGCCTGGCCGACGCCCAGGTCGAAGTGGAAGGCGAAGGCTGCAATTTTCAGCTCAACGTGATCAGTGACAGCCTTGCGGCGTTGTCGCCGGTCAAACGCCAGCAACAGATTTACGCATTGCTCAACGACCAGATCCAGAGCGGTGCAATCCATGCGGTGACCATGAAGTTCTTTACCCGCCAAGCCTGGGCCAGCCGCGCCTGA
- a CDS encoding STAS domain-containing protein: MKAKLIESRAQPGRWVVEGNLDFDTAKDLREQIIAAMRHVQQSVVLDLSQVERANSVGLSLLLVAARALKERSVELKVEGMPAGLRSMAEVYGLDEWLDA, translated from the coding sequence GTGAAAGCCAAGCTGATTGAGAGCCGCGCCCAGCCCGGTCGCTGGGTGGTCGAAGGCAATCTTGACTTCGACACCGCCAAGGACCTGCGTGAGCAAATCATCGCCGCCATGCGCCATGTCCAGCAGAGCGTGGTGCTGGACCTGTCCCAGGTCGAGCGTGCCAACAGTGTCGGCCTGTCACTGCTGCTGGTAGCGGCGCGGGCTCTGAAAGAGCGCTCGGTCGAACTCAAGGTTGAAGGCATGCCCGCTGGTCTGCGCAGCATGGCTGAAGTCTATGGGTTGGATGAATGGCTGGACGCCTGA
- a CDS encoding MlaC/ttg2D family ABC transporter substrate-binding protein: MRAILTTFFALLCSLPVLAQASATPYQIVEDSSKRVLEVLDANRELYKQDSEAFLNGLNEILEPVIDYQGIARSVMTVRFSRNATDEQIERFVDTFKRSLVQFYGNALLEFNSGEVKVLPPTARDQQRPDRTNVTMEIHTASGNVYQVNYTMALVDGKWMMRNVIVEGINIGLLFRDQFAQAMQANRNNLDAVIDGWGGVIAETLENNGAAE; this comes from the coding sequence ATGCGAGCCATACTCACCACTTTCTTTGCTCTGCTGTGCAGCCTGCCGGTGCTGGCTCAGGCTAGTGCTACGCCGTATCAGATCGTTGAGGACTCCTCCAAGCGGGTGCTTGAGGTGCTGGACGCCAATCGTGAGCTGTACAAGCAGGATTCCGAGGCCTTTTTGAACGGCCTGAACGAAATTCTTGAGCCGGTCATCGATTACCAGGGCATTGCCCGCAGCGTGATGACCGTGCGTTTCAGCCGCAACGCGACCGACGAGCAGATCGAGCGCTTCGTTGACACCTTCAAGCGCAGCCTGGTGCAGTTCTATGGCAACGCTCTGCTGGAGTTCAACAGTGGCGAAGTCAAGGTGTTGCCGCCGACCGCGCGTGATCAGCAGCGTCCGGACCGGACCAACGTGACCATGGAAATCCACACTGCCAGCGGCAACGTCTATCAGGTCAACTACACCATGGCCCTGGTCGACGGCAAATGGATGATGCGCAATGTGATCGTTGAAGGCATCAACATCGGCCTGCTGTTCCGTGATCAGTTCGCCCAGGCCATGCAGGCCAACCGCAACAATCTCGACGCAGTGATCGACGGTTGGGGCGGCGTGATCGCCGAAACCCTTGAAAACAATGGGGCCGCCGAGTGA
- the mlaD gene encoding outer membrane lipid asymmetry maintenance protein MlaD: MRTRTLELTVGLFILIGVLALLVLALRVSGLTVNATGDTYKVHAHFDNISGLTTRARVTMAGVTIGQVTAIEFDKDRYTGRVEMAIRGDIDTLPADSSASILTAGLLGEKYIGISVGGEDDFLVDGSEIYDTQSAMVLEELIGRFLFNTVSNDD, encoded by the coding sequence ATGCGTACCCGTACTCTGGAATTGACCGTTGGCCTGTTCATCCTGATCGGCGTATTGGCCTTGCTGGTGCTGGCCCTGCGTGTCAGTGGTCTGACCGTGAACGCCACCGGGGACACCTACAAGGTGCATGCCCACTTCGACAACATCTCCGGCCTGACCACTCGGGCCCGAGTCACCATGGCCGGGGTTACCATCGGTCAGGTTACCGCCATCGAGTTCGACAAAGACCGCTACACCGGCCGGGTGGAGATGGCTATTCGTGGCGATATCGACACCCTGCCAGCCGACAGCTCCGCCTCAATCCTTACCGCCGGGCTGCTGGGCGAGAAATATATCGGCATCAGCGTGGGTGGCGAAGACGACTTCCTGGTTGACGGCAGCGAGATCTACGATACCCAGTCCGCCATGGTGCTGGAGGAACTGATTGGCCGTTTCCTGTTCAATACGGTCAGTAACGACGACTAA
- the mlaE gene encoding lipid asymmetry maintenance ABC transporter permease subunit MlaE — MIDRVALIGRSGLDVLAATGRSGVFLFNALVGRSRFGNGFQLLVKQLYAVGVLSLAIIVVSGLFIGMVLALQGYNILKDYGSEQAVGQMVALTLLRELGPVVTALLFAGRAGSALTAEIGLMKATEQLSSMEMIGVDPLKYVIAPRLWAGFISMPLLALIFCVVGIWGGAMVAVDWLGVYSGSYWANMQNSVQFTHDVLNGLTKAVVFAFVVTWIAVFQGYDCEPTSEGISRATTRTVVYASLAVLGLDFILTALMF, encoded by the coding sequence ATGATCGATCGGGTGGCCCTGATCGGCCGTTCAGGTCTGGATGTACTGGCTGCGACGGGCCGTTCCGGGGTGTTTCTGTTTAACGCGCTGGTCGGCCGCTCGCGTTTTGGCAACGGCTTCCAGTTGCTGGTCAAGCAGCTTTATGCCGTGGGTGTGCTGTCGCTGGCGATCATCGTGGTGTCTGGTCTGTTCATCGGCATGGTGCTGGCCCTGCAGGGCTACAACATCCTCAAGGACTACGGTTCCGAACAGGCCGTCGGCCAGATGGTTGCACTGACACTGCTGCGTGAGCTGGGGCCGGTAGTGACCGCCTTGCTGTTCGCCGGTCGTGCCGGTTCTGCGCTGACCGCTGAGATCGGCCTGATGAAGGCTACCGAGCAGTTGTCGAGCATGGAAATGATCGGCGTTGACCCGCTCAAATACGTGATTGCGCCGCGTCTGTGGGCCGGTTTTATTTCCATGCCATTGCTGGCGCTGATTTTCTGCGTCGTTGGCATTTGGGGTGGCGCCATGGTCGCCGTGGACTGGCTCGGAGTTTATTCCGGCTCCTATTGGGCAAACATGCAGAACTCGGTGCAGTTTACTCATGATGTGCTCAACGGTCTGACCAAGGCCGTGGTGTTCGCCTTCGTAGTGACCTGGATTGCGGTATTCCAGGGTTATGACTGCGAGCCGACTTCCGAGGGTATCAGCCGGGCGACCACCCGTACCGTAGTTTATGCCTCGTTGGCCGTACTCGGCCTTGATTTCATTCTTACAGCTTTGATGTTCTGA
- a CDS encoding ATP-binding cassette domain-containing protein — protein sequence MTEFSDYIVELQDVTFRRGDRIIFDRVNIRIPRGKVTAIMGPSGCGKTTFLRLIGAQLRPDGGKILVNGQNIPELGRDALFRAREHMGMLFQSGALFTDLSVFENVAFPLRVHTDLPEDMIRDIVLLKLQAVGLRGAIGLMPDELSGGMKRRVALARAIALDPQLMMYDEPFVGQDPISMGVLVRLIRLLNDALGLTSIVVSHDLTETASIADYIYVVGDTQVLGHGRPDELMNSDNPRIRQFMKGEPDGPVPFHFPASRYMDDLLKGDRKA from the coding sequence ATGACCGAGTTTTCGGATTACATCGTCGAGCTGCAAGACGTCACGTTCAGGCGCGGCGACCGGATCATCTTTGATCGGGTCAATATCCGTATCCCGCGTGGCAAGGTAACGGCCATCATGGGCCCGTCCGGTTGCGGCAAGACCACTTTTTTGCGTCTGATCGGCGCGCAGTTACGCCCGGATGGCGGCAAAATCCTGGTCAATGGTCAGAATATTCCCGAGTTGGGGCGCGATGCCCTGTTCCGGGCCCGTGAGCACATGGGCATGCTGTTCCAGAGTGGCGCATTGTTTACTGATCTGTCGGTGTTCGAGAACGTCGCCTTCCCGTTGCGGGTGCATACCGATCTGCCTGAAGACATGATCCGTGACATCGTGCTGCTGAAGTTGCAGGCGGTGGGGTTGCGCGGTGCCATTGGCCTGATGCCCGATGAGTTGTCCGGGGGCATGAAACGGCGGGTGGCACTGGCCCGGGCGATTGCCCTGGACCCGCAGTTGATGATGTACGACGAGCCATTCGTCGGCCAGGACCCGATCTCCATGGGCGTGCTGGTGCGTCTGATCCGGTTGCTCAACGACGCGCTGGGATTGACCAGCATTGTGGTCTCCCACGACCTGACCGAAACCGCCAGCATCGCTGACTACATCTATGTGGTTGGTGATACCCAGGTGCTGGGTCACGGGCGCCCGGACGAGCTGATGAATTCGGACAATCCACGCATTCGCCAGTTTATGAAGGGTGAACCGGACGGTCCGGTGCCGTTCCACTTCCCGGCGAGCCGTTATATGGATGACCTGCTCAAAGGAGATCGCAAGGCGTGA
- a CDS encoding KpsF/GutQ family sugar-phosphate isomerase, whose protein sequence is MSDFDYIASARRTISLERDAVDSLLARLDDTFIRACETLLACTGRIVVTGMGKSGHIGRKLAATLASTGSPAFFVHPGEASHGDMGMITSEDVVIALSNSGNTAEVVTLLPLIKRLGAPLISLTGNPESTLAEAAVANLNTGVEQEACPLNLAPTSSTTTALVMGDALAIALLEARGFSAEDFAFSHPGGSLGRRLLLLVDDIMHAGERMPLVSPDTPLRDALLEMTRKGLGLTGIVDAEGKLAGIFTDGDLRRTLDHDVDLRSASIAQVMTPRSKTVRKGILAAEALKVMEDAKISGLFVVDTEGRPVGALNMHDLLRAGVV, encoded by the coding sequence ATGTCCGATTTTGATTACATTGCCTCCGCCAGGCGCACCATTAGCCTCGAACGCGATGCGGTCGACAGCCTGCTGGCGCGCCTGGACGACACCTTTATTCGAGCCTGCGAGACCCTTCTGGCCTGTACCGGCCGGATCGTGGTAACCGGCATGGGCAAATCCGGCCATATCGGCCGCAAACTCGCCGCCACCCTGGCCAGCACCGGATCGCCGGCATTTTTCGTCCACCCCGGTGAAGCCAGCCATGGCGACATGGGCATGATCACCAGCGAAGATGTGGTGATCGCCCTGTCCAACTCCGGCAATACCGCCGAGGTCGTCACCCTGCTGCCCTTGATCAAGCGCCTGGGCGCACCACTGATCAGCCTGACCGGCAACCCCGAGTCGACCCTGGCCGAAGCCGCGGTGGCCAACCTCAACACCGGCGTCGAGCAGGAAGCCTGCCCGCTCAACCTGGCCCCGACCTCCAGCACTACTACCGCACTGGTCATGGGCGACGCCCTGGCCATCGCCCTGCTTGAGGCGCGCGGCTTCAGCGCCGAAGACTTCGCCTTCTCGCATCCGGGCGGTAGCCTGGGCCGGCGCCTGTTGCTGCTGGTTGACGACATCATGCATGCCGGCGAGCGCATGCCGCTGGTCAGCCCCGACACACCGCTGCGCGATGCCCTGCTGGAAATGACCCGCAAAGGCCTGGGCCTGACCGGGATCGTCGACGCCGAAGGCAAACTGGCCGGGATCTTCACTGACGGCGATCTGCGCCGCACCCTGGACCATGATGTCGACCTGCGCAGCGCCAGCATTGCCCAGGTCATGACCCCGCGCAGCAAGACCGTGCGCAAGGGCATTCTCGCTGCCGAAGCTCTGAAAGTAATGGAAGACGCCAAGATCAGCGGACTGTTCGTGGTCGACACCGAAGGCCGCCCGGTTGGCGCGCTGAACATGCACGATCTGCTGCGCGCGGGGGTAGTATGA
- a CDS encoding KdsC family phosphatase, translating to MNLSHSQLLERAQQIRLAIFDVDGVLTDGRLFFMPDGTEFKSFNTLDGHGIKMLIASGVEVAIISGRQSPLVERRAANLGIRHLIQGREDKLNALAELRQQVPVELSQIAFLGDDLPDLPVIRRVGLGMAVATADSFVREQAHGITQACGGAGAAREFCELIMHAQGTLDSARAAYL from the coding sequence ATGAACCTGAGTCACTCACAACTGCTTGAACGGGCCCAGCAGATCCGCCTGGCGATTTTCGATGTCGATGGCGTCCTGACCGATGGCCGGCTGTTCTTCATGCCCGACGGCACCGAGTTCAAGTCGTTCAACACCCTCGACGGCCACGGTATCAAGATGCTGATCGCCTCCGGCGTCGAGGTTGCAATCATCAGCGGCCGCCAGTCGCCACTGGTTGAGCGACGCGCCGCCAACCTTGGCATTCGCCACCTGATCCAGGGCCGCGAAGACAAGCTCAACGCACTGGCGGAACTGCGCCAGCAGGTACCGGTCGAACTGTCTCAGATAGCCTTTCTCGGCGATGACCTGCCAGACTTGCCGGTGATCCGCCGGGTCGGCCTTGGCATGGCGGTAGCCACTGCCGACAGCTTCGTTCGCGAGCAGGCCCACGGCATCACCCAAGCTTGTGGTGGCGCTGGTGCCGCCCGGGAATTCTGTGAACTGATCATGCACGCCCAGGGCACCCTGGACAGTGCAAGGGCCGCCTACCTGTGA
- the lptC gene encoding LPS export ABC transporter periplasmic protein LptC — MKLQLPRYLLTGALAILATVVALAVGYWNIGLSRYTPAPLVTDPAQPDFFMENPRILQRNEEGRPRYRLESEQARHLASNDSTELSAPRLLFYREGEAQPWETISRKAYTYDNADRVELVGDVQIEQRLPGQPRRKLSTEALTVFPPRDYAETDQDVKIEAARGVTTATGMQLYFNDGRVTLLSNVRGQHEVR, encoded by the coding sequence GTGAAATTGCAACTGCCCCGCTACCTGCTAACCGGCGCGCTGGCCATCCTGGCTACCGTGGTGGCATTGGCTGTGGGCTATTGGAACATCGGCCTGTCGCGTTACACTCCGGCACCGCTGGTCACTGACCCGGCCCAGCCGGATTTCTTCATGGAAAATCCGCGCATTCTGCAGCGCAATGAAGAAGGCCGACCGCGCTACCGCCTGGAAAGCGAACAGGCCCGCCACCTGGCCAGCAACGACAGTACCGAACTAAGCGCTCCGCGCCTGCTGTTCTATCGTGAAGGCGAGGCACAACCGTGGGAAACCATTTCCCGCAAGGCCTATACCTACGATAACGCCGACCGGGTCGAACTGGTCGGCGATGTGCAGATCGAGCAGCGCCTGCCCGGCCAGCCGCGGCGCAAGCTGAGCACAGAGGCATTGACCGTGTTTCCGCCCCGTGATTACGCGGAAACCGACCAGGACGTTAAAATCGAGGCTGCCCGCGGCGTCACTACCGCCACCGGCATGCAGCTATACTTCAACGACGGCCGCGTAACGCTGCTGTCCAATGTACGAGGCCAACATGAGGTGCGCTAA
- the lptA gene encoding lipopolysaccharide transport periplasmic protein LptA: MRCANPLLLTALLLTPSLPALALPSDSEQPIRIQANSATLDDRNNTAVYTGNVIVTQGTMRLTGNRVTLNTDANGEVSKIVSVGSPATYRQTPREGQTPINARGLTIEYHADVERIILIEQAFLEQDSNTFRGEYVTYDIQRQVVDAGRAPGASGPSASGDERIEIIIQPRRRSE; the protein is encoded by the coding sequence ATGAGGTGCGCTAACCCTCTGCTGCTCACTGCACTACTGCTTACCCCTTCGCTGCCTGCGCTGGCACTGCCGAGCGACAGCGAACAACCGATTCGCATCCAGGCCAACAGCGCCACCCTGGATGATCGCAACAACACTGCGGTCTACACCGGCAACGTGATTGTCACCCAAGGCACCATGCGCCTGACCGGCAACCGGGTGACGCTCAATACCGATGCCAATGGCGAGGTCAGCAAAATCGTCTCGGTCGGCAGCCCGGCCACTTACCGGCAGACCCCCCGCGAAGGCCAGACGCCGATCAACGCCCGCGGTCTGACCATCGAATATCACGCCGATGTCGAACGCATCATCCTGATCGAGCAGGCCTTCCTCGAACAGGACAGCAACACCTTCCGCGGCGAATACGTCACTTATGACATTCAGCGCCAGGTAGTCGATGCCGGCCGGGCACCGGGCGCCAGCGGCCCCAGCGCCAGTGGCGACGAACGCATCGAAATCATCATTCAGCCGCGCAGACGCAGCGAGTAA
- the lptB gene encoding LPS export ABC transporter ATP-binding protein — MTTLEARHLAKAYKARKVVRDISVTINSGEIVGLLGPNGAGKTTSFYMIVGLVKADEGHILIDGKDITALPMHGRARQGIGYLPQEASIFRKLSVADNIMAILETRKDLNRKGRLGKLDALLREFHIHHLADTKGMSLSGGERRRAEIARALASEPKFVLLDEPFAGVDPISVNDIKQIIQHLRDKGIGVLITDHNVRETLDICDKAYIVNDGHIIAEGDAEAVLSNQLVKDVYLGHTFRL, encoded by the coding sequence ATGACAACCCTAGAGGCGCGCCACCTGGCCAAGGCCTACAAGGCCCGCAAGGTGGTCCGGGATATCTCGGTCACCATCAACAGCGGCGAGATCGTCGGCCTGCTGGGCCCCAATGGCGCCGGCAAGACCACCAGCTTCTACATGATCGTCGGACTGGTAAAGGCCGACGAAGGGCATATCCTGATCGACGGCAAGGACATCACCGCCCTGCCAATGCACGGCCGCGCCCGTCAGGGGATCGGCTATCTGCCCCAGGAAGCCTCGATCTTCCGCAAGCTGTCGGTAGCCGACAACATCATGGCGATTCTGGAAACCCGCAAAGACCTGAACCGCAAGGGCCGGCTGGGCAAACTCGACGCCCTGCTGCGCGAGTTCCACATTCACCACCTGGCCGACACCAAGGGCATGAGCCTGTCCGGCGGCGAGCGCCGCCGCGCCGAAATCGCCCGGGCCCTGGCCAGCGAACCCAAGTTCGTACTGCTTGACGAACCTTTCGCCGGGGTCGATCCGATTTCGGTCAACGACATCAAACAGATCATCCAGCATTTGCGTGACAAGGGGATCGGCGTGCTGATCACCGACCACAATGTGCGCGAAACTCTCGACATCTGCGACAAGGCCTATATTGTCAACGACGGCCATATCATCGCTGAAGGTGACGCTGAAGCTGTGCTGTCCAACCAGTTGGTCAAAGATGTCTATCTTGGGCACACCTTCCGCCTGTAA
- a CDS encoding RNA polymerase factor sigma-54: MKPTLVLKMGQQLTMTPQLQQAIRLLQLSSLDLQQEVQEAMEANPLLEMADDGDDDYPSASQENGLDSDDAPAVTLPEPVELDSISPHSDDEGNWNEQIPNELPVDTQWEDVYQTSASSLPSNDDEDWDYTSRTGTGETLQSHLEWQLNLLPMSDTDRMIATALIDAINADGYLEETLEEILASFDPELEIELDEVEMVLHRIQQFEPVGIAARDLSECLLLQLRQLPSDTPLLEQAMKVVKDHLELLGNRDFAQLMRRTRLKEDQLRVVIALIQTLNPRPGAEIASGEPEYVIPDVIVRRDNQRWIVELNQDAVPKVRVNGHYASMVRRADSSEDNTYLRNHLQEARWFIKSLQSRNETLMKVASQIVEHQRGFLEHGEEAMKPLVLHDIAEAVGMHESTISRVTTQKYMHTPRGIFELKYFFSSHVSTSEGGEFSSTAIRALIKKLVAAENPKKPLSDSKIAGLLEEQGIHVARRTIAKYRESLNIAPSSERKRLV, translated from the coding sequence ATGAAACCCACGCTCGTCCTCAAGATGGGGCAGCAGCTGACCATGACCCCTCAGCTGCAGCAGGCCATTCGACTACTCCAGCTATCCAGCCTCGATCTTCAACAAGAGGTTCAAGAGGCCATGGAGGCCAATCCGCTGCTGGAAATGGCCGACGATGGCGATGACGACTATCCCAGCGCCAGCCAGGAAAACGGCCTCGACAGCGACGACGCACCAGCAGTCACTCTGCCCGAGCCAGTCGAGCTTGACTCCATCAGCCCGCACAGCGACGACGAAGGCAACTGGAACGAACAGATCCCCAACGAGCTGCCGGTCGATACCCAATGGGAAGATGTCTACCAGACTTCGGCCAGCTCACTGCCCAGCAACGATGACGAAGACTGGGACTACACCTCGCGCACCGGCACCGGCGAAACCCTGCAGAGCCACCTGGAATGGCAGCTCAACCTGCTGCCGATGTCCGATACCGACCGCATGATCGCCACGGCCCTGATCGATGCGATCAACGCCGACGGCTATCTTGAAGAAACCCTTGAAGAGATTCTGGCCTCCTTCGATCCGGAACTGGAGATCGAACTGGACGAGGTCGAAATGGTCCTGCACCGCATTCAGCAATTCGAACCGGTCGGCATTGCCGCCCGCGACCTGAGCGAATGCCTGCTGCTGCAACTGCGCCAGTTGCCAAGCGACACCCCACTGCTCGAACAGGCGATGAAGGTGGTCAAGGATCACCTGGAACTGCTCGGCAACCGCGACTTTGCCCAGTTGATGCGCCGCACCCGGCTCAAGGAAGACCAGTTGCGGGTGGTCATCGCCCTGATCCAGACCCTGAACCCGCGCCCAGGCGCGGAAATCGCCTCTGGCGAGCCGGAATACGTGATCCCCGACGTGATCGTGCGGCGCGACAACCAGCGCTGGATCGTCGAACTGAACCAGGATGCCGTGCCCAAGGTCCGGGTCAACGGCCACTACGCCTCGATGGTACGCCGAGCCGACAGCAGCGAAGACAACACCTACCTGCGCAACCACCTGCAGGAAGCCCGCTGGTTCATCAAGAGCCTGCAGAGCCGCAACGAAACCCTGATGAAAGTTGCCAGCCAGATCGTCGAGCATCAGCGCGGGTTCCTCGAGCACGGCGAAGAAGCCATGAAGCCTCTGGTCCTGCACGACATCGCCGAAGCGGTAGGCATGCATGAATCGACCATCTCGCGGGTCACCACCCAGAAATACATGCATACCCCGCGCGGAATCTTCGAGCTGAAGTACTTTTTCTCCAGCCACGTCAGTACCAGCGAGGGCGGCGAGTTCTCCTCCACCGCTATCCGGGCACTGATCAAAAAGCTGGTTGCAGCGGAAAACCCGAAGAAACCATTGAGCGACAGCAAGATCGCTGGTTTACTTGAAGAACAGGGGATCCACGTAGCCCGACGGACCATCGCAAAGTATCGCGAGTCATTGAACATCGCCCCGTCGAGCGAACGAAAGCGTTTGGTTTAA
- the hpf gene encoding ribosome hibernation-promoting factor, HPF/YfiA family, giving the protein MQLNISGHQLDVTESLRDYINEKMARLERHFDRITNVQVTLEVEKLRQKVEATLHIAGGEVVANAEHTDMYAAIDLLTDKLDRQLIKHKEKHLDRQQGANDR; this is encoded by the coding sequence ATGCAACTAAACATTAGCGGTCATCAACTCGACGTCACCGAATCCCTGCGCGACTACATCAACGAAAAAATGGCCCGCCTTGAGCGGCACTTCGACAGGATCACCAATGTTCAGGTGACCCTGGAAGTCGAGAAGCTGCGCCAGAAGGTCGAAGCCACCCTGCACATCGCCGGGGGCGAAGTGGTCGCCAACGCCGAGCACACGGATATGTATGCAGCGATTGATTTGCTTACCGACAAGCTCGACCGGCAGCTGATCAAGCACAAGGAAAAACACCTGGATCGCCAACAAGGCGCCAACGACCGTTAA
- the ptsN gene encoding PTS IIA-like nitrogen regulatory protein PtsN, with protein MQITHILTPERTFSGVQGGSKKRVLELIGKLIAQHTDLDADTIYENLIAREKLGSTGFGHGIAIPHCRLTGCEQAVGALLQLESKIDYDALDGEPVDLIFVLLVPQEATEQHLQILKMLAEKLDQAELREALRKAPDASSLYQTMVGSDGS; from the coding sequence ATGCAAATAACCCACATACTGACCCCCGAGCGCACCTTCTCCGGTGTGCAAGGGGGCTCGAAGAAACGTGTGCTGGAGCTGATCGGCAAGCTGATTGCCCAGCACACCGACCTCGACGCCGACACTATCTACGAAAACCTGATTGCCCGGGAAAAGCTGGGTTCGACCGGCTTCGGCCACGGCATCGCCATTCCCCACTGTCGGCTCACCGGCTGCGAACAGGCCGTTGGCGCCTTGCTGCAACTGGAAAGCAAGATCGATTACGACGCTCTGGACGGCGAACCGGTAGACCTGATTTTCGTATTGCTGGTCCCCCAGGAAGCCACCGAGCAACACCTGCAGATTCTCAAGATGCTGGCCGAAAAGCTTGACCAGGCCGAGCTGCGCGAAGCACTGCGCAAGGCTCCGGACGCCAGCAGCCTGTACCAGACAATGGTCGGCAGCGACGGGAGCTAA